One stretch of Zhihengliuella flava DNA includes these proteins:
- a CDS encoding ABC transporter permease: MSWTLNNLPLIGELALVHVRHSVVPLLLAFVLSLPLGWLAWRFTAVRGLIVSGTGLLYTIPSLALLFVLPTLLGISALSEVNLIIALTLYGLALLVRAVVDGLDSVDAETRLAANAMGYGPLRRLIAVDFPLAGPVILAGVRVASVSTIALATVGILVGVSNLGYLFTNGFQRRIVEEILAGLGAVALIAVVVDLLLVTAGRLLLPWTRLTAAKGASA; the protein is encoded by the coding sequence ATGAGCTGGACCCTGAATAATCTGCCGCTGATCGGTGAGCTGGCCCTCGTGCACGTGCGGCACAGCGTGGTGCCCCTGCTGTTGGCGTTCGTGTTGTCCCTGCCGCTGGGCTGGCTGGCCTGGCGGTTCACGGCGGTGCGGGGGCTGATCGTCTCCGGCACCGGCCTGCTCTACACGATCCCCTCGCTCGCGCTGCTGTTCGTGCTGCCCACGCTGTTGGGCATCAGCGCGCTCAGCGAAGTGAACCTGATCATCGCGCTGACGCTCTACGGGTTGGCGCTGCTGGTGCGCGCGGTGGTGGACGGGCTGGATTCGGTGGACGCGGAGACCCGCCTGGCCGCCAACGCCATGGGCTACGGTCCGCTGCGCCGGCTGATCGCCGTGGACTTCCCGCTGGCCGGGCCGGTGATCCTCGCGGGTGTGCGGGTCGCCTCGGTGAGCACCATTGCCCTGGCCACGGTGGGCATCCTCGTCGGCGTCTCTAACCTCGGGTACCTCTTCACCAATGGGTTCCAGCGCCGGATCGTGGAGGAGATTCTGGCCGGCCTCGGCGCCGTGGCGCTCATCGCCGTCGTCGTGGACCTCCTCCTCGTGACGGCCGGGCGGTTGCTGCTGCCGTGGACCCGCCTGACGGCCGCCAAGGGGGCGTCCGCATGA